A stretch of the Chelonia mydas isolate rCheMyd1 chromosome 5, rCheMyd1.pri.v2, whole genome shotgun sequence genome encodes the following:
- the PHF24 gene encoding PHD finger protein 24: MGVLMSRRQTVEQVQKVSLAVSAFKDGLRERPSTKRKAEAWGGRRGTLEHVVQEVQEEEEERPEAAGPSQTQREESHANRAAWERLRDGRGVEPEEFDRANRFTPPAFVRPTRELHDDEPLEISLEQREQVSAGGRRAWRWGAPVMETGEPRWTL; encoded by the coding sequence ATGGGGGTGCTGATGTCCCGGCGCCAGACGGTGGAGCAGGTGCAGAAGGTCAGCCTGGCCGTCTCCGCTTTCAAGGACGGGCTGCGGGAGCGGCCCTCCACCAAGCGCAAGGCGGAGGCGTGGGGCGGGCGGCGGGGGACACTGGAGCACGTGGTGCaggaggtgcaggaggaggaggaggagaggccgGAGGCCGCTGGCCCCTCGCAGACGCAGCGGGAGGAGAGCCATGCCAACCGGGCGGCCTGGGAACGGCTGCGGGACGGACGGGGCGTGGAGCCAGAGGAGTTCGACCGCGCCAACCGCTTCACACCGCCGGCCTTCGTCCGGCCCACGCGCGAGCTGCACGATGACGAGCCGCTGGAGATCAGCCTGGAGCAACGGGAgcaggtgagtgctggggggcgccGGGCATGGAGATGGGGGGCACCGGTCATGGAGACGGGGGAGCCCAGGTGGACACTTTAG